One window of the Diospyros lotus cultivar Yz01 chromosome 12, ASM1463336v1, whole genome shotgun sequence genome contains the following:
- the LOC127787316 gene encoding 14 kDa proline-rich protein DC2.15-like: protein MGLKGNASLVLFFFVNLLFYALVSAHGTFPPNPKPKPMAKLAPSPSPSTSACPTDVLKFGMCTSVLDGLLNMTTGDLPVAPCCSLFQGLADFEAATCLCIAFKANMFGMNINIPLSMSLLLNVCSKSVPPGYQCS from the coding sequence ATGGGTTTAAAGGGCAATGCGTCActtgttcttttcttctttgtcaATCTTCTCTTCTATGCTCTTGTAAGTGCCCATGGCACTTTCCCTCCGaatccaaaaccaaaaccaatgGCAAAGCTAGCACCAAGTCCTAGCCCGTCCACAAGCGCCTGCCCAACAGATGTTCTCAAATTTGGTATGTGCACTAGTGTCCTCGATGGGTTGCTTAATATGACTACAGGTGACCTGCCAGTGGCTCCATGTTGCAGCCTCTTCCAAGGCCTTGCTGATTTTGAAGCTGCTACTTGCCTTTGCATTGCCTTCAAAGCAAACATGTTTGGCATGAACATCAATATCCCGCTTTCCATGAGTTTGCTCCTCAATGTTTGCTCAAAAAGTGTTCCTCCAGGCTACCAATGTTCATAG